In the genome of Hymenobacter cellulosivorans, one region contains:
- a CDS encoding RagB/SusD family nutrient uptake outer membrane protein: MAAPGCNDLLDEEPRSVYTPEFFQTERGVNGGLTSMYAHLRYIYGDAYYYNATLTGTDEVTYGRDADENFLAMDFSGRAALNANNSRADRLWTAAFPNINTANGIIKNATAVGTISPALVAEARFFRAFDYFMLVQTFGGVPLDLGAGELQFNTNAFRASARNTVPEVYTKAIFPDLLQAVADLPATPRVIGGATKTVARLYLAKAYLTYAWWLENPNNIPTYPATTRTDPAGRNAQYYYQQAYDVAMAGIESPGPFRLQPTYYDVHVATNDRNAEMLLFADHTESSELYNGGSLTFGSGGAPDNFAGWMMTWNYTNIRSATNADGTNPVSSVQREAVQQLGRPWNRMAPTINAVETTFADKTNDSRYDGTFTTVYRGNWPKGGVANATLYNANNLPVTPGAPILTFLDAEPATAITYPTGGGASNIGAGTLPGRADYVISPRGISRIVYPGLWKLGPYRTDNGTGLGQPNAASTRPFNIAKFSELYFVAAEAVVKGATPKGGQGARELINVIRARAGKWRFDQNGNTAKVQDNSAAMVAATPTTIDINYILAERSREYYAEGYRWYDLVRTQKWNELASTYRIGGTNYGDHTPQTVTRTIKPTDYLRPIPQVQLDRMDVSAAEKAAYQNPGYL, encoded by the coding sequence ATGGCTGCGCCGGGTTGCAACGACCTTTTGGACGAAGAGCCTAGGAGTGTTTACACGCCCGAATTCTTTCAGACTGAAAGAGGCGTGAACGGTGGGTTGACCTCCATGTACGCTCACCTGCGCTACATCTACGGGGACGCTTACTACTACAACGCCACCCTTACAGGTACCGATGAGGTGACCTATGGCCGGGACGCCGACGAGAACTTTCTGGCCATGGACTTCTCCGGCCGGGCGGCGCTAAACGCTAATAACAGCCGGGCGGATAGATTATGGACGGCGGCCTTCCCAAACATCAACACGGCTAATGGTATCATCAAGAATGCCACCGCCGTAGGAACCATTTCGCCAGCCCTGGTTGCCGAAGCACGGTTTTTCCGCGCCTTCGATTACTTCATGCTGGTTCAAACCTTCGGTGGGGTGCCGTTGGATTTGGGTGCGGGAGAGCTGCAGTTCAACACCAATGCTTTTAGAGCCTCGGCCCGCAATACGGTACCTGAGGTGTATACGAAAGCAATTTTTCCTGATCTGCTGCAGGCAGTTGCTGACTTGCCGGCAACTCCGCGGGTGATAGGGGGCGCCACCAAAACGGTGGCCCGCCTGTACCTGGCCAAGGCCTACCTGACCTATGCTTGGTGGCTGGAAAACCCGAACAATATTCCCACCTACCCAGCGACTACCAGAACAGACCCTGCCGGTCGTAACGCCCAATATTACTATCAGCAGGCCTATGATGTAGCAATGGCGGGTATTGAGAGCCCCGGTCCATTCCGCTTGCAGCCCACGTACTACGATGTACATGTGGCCACGAATGACCGCAACGCTGAAATGCTGCTGTTTGCTGACCACACCGAGTCCAGCGAATTGTACAACGGCGGCAGCCTGACCTTCGGTAGCGGCGGGGCCCCGGATAACTTTGCCGGCTGGATGATGACCTGGAATTATACCAACATCAGAAGCGCCACCAATGCAGACGGGACTAATCCTGTATCGTCTGTTCAGCGGGAAGCAGTTCAGCAGTTGGGTCGCCCCTGGAACCGAATGGCTCCTACCATTAACGCAGTGGAAACCACCTTTGCCGACAAGACAAACGATTCTCGGTACGATGGGACCTTTACCACCGTGTACCGTGGCAACTGGCCGAAAGGCGGGGTCGCCAACGCAACCCTGTACAATGCCAACAATCTGCCCGTTACCCCAGGTGCCCCAATCCTGACCTTCCTGGATGCCGAACCTGCTACTGCTATAACGTATCCCACTGGAGGAGGTGCGAGCAACATAGGCGCCGGAACGCTGCCCGGCCGCGCAGATTATGTGATTTCACCGCGTGGTATAAGCCGAATTGTGTATCCGGGCTTGTGGAAGCTTGGGCCTTACCGGACCGATAATGGTACTGGCTTAGGCCAACCGAATGCGGCCAGTACGCGTCCGTTCAACATTGCCAAATTCTCGGAACTGTACTTTGTAGCCGCAGAAGCAGTTGTAAAAGGAGCAACTCCCAAGGGTGGTCAGGGTGCCAGAGAATTGATTAATGTTATTCGGGCCCGGGCCGGTAAGTGGCGGTTCGACCAGAACGGCAACACGGCCAAGGTGCAGGATAATAGCGCTGCCATGGTAGCGGCCACCCCGACCACTATCGACATCAACTACATCCTGGCCGAACGCTCACGTGAGTACTACGCCGAAGGGTACCGCTGGTATGATCTGGTACGTACCCAAAAATGGAATGAGTTGGCTTCTACCTACCGTATTGGCGGAACCAACTACGGAGACCATACGCCCCAAACCGTTACGCGTACCATTAAGCCAACTGACTACCTGCGTCCTATTCCGCAGGTTCAGCTTGACCGGATGGATGTGTCAGCAGCGGAAAAAGCGGCTTACCAAAATCCAGGCTACCTATAG
- a CDS encoding sialate O-acetylesterase, whose product MLKASLLLAIVAVQPAVAQVRLPKLVSDGMVLQRDVPVGVWGWAKPGEKVTVMLAGKTATTTTGPDGKWRTSLAQLKAGGPYEMTVAGTNRITIKDVLIGDVWVCSGQSNMETPMSRLRDKYPEVIAQANNPQIRQFNVDLRYAFNGPKADVAGGKWVTTTPQNVLAFSGVAYFFAKTLFDKYHVPIGLIRSAVGGSPAEAWLSAEALKAFPHYQQAAEKVKDSTYVARTIAQGQAASRAWYTALRQADQGVAKGSTPWYAPAYNAADWKTMKIPGYWADQGLGPVNGVVWFRKEVEVPASMVGKPARLELGTIVDSDSVYLNGQFAGTTGYQYPPRKYDLPATLLKPGRNVLVIRVINNGGRGGFTLDKQYRLTAGGETLDLRGDWQYKLGAATPPTPGSVSFQNQPGGLYNGMIAPLLPYAIKGVLWYQGESNTVKPEEYQPLLTALISDWRKHWQQPALPFLYVQLANFMATKDQPAESNWAGVREGQRRTLTVPNTGMAVALDLGEWNDIHPLNKEDVGKRLALAAQKVAYGDKKVVASGPLYQSMQVAGNKATLSFTSTGSGLMAKDGKPLRYFAIAGPDKKFVWAQARIEGNKVVVWNDQVPNPVAVRYAWADNPEGANLSNKEGLPASSFQAE is encoded by the coding sequence ATGTTAAAGGCTTCTCTGCTGTTGGCCATAGTCGCCGTGCAGCCAGCCGTTGCCCAGGTGCGCCTGCCCAAGCTCGTCAGCGACGGGATGGTGCTGCAGCGCGACGTGCCCGTGGGCGTGTGGGGCTGGGCCAAGCCCGGCGAGAAAGTAACCGTGATGCTGGCCGGCAAAACAGCCACCACCACTACTGGTCCCGACGGCAAGTGGCGAACCAGCTTGGCTCAACTAAAAGCCGGCGGCCCCTACGAAATGACCGTGGCCGGCACCAACCGCATTACGATTAAAGATGTGCTCATCGGCGACGTGTGGGTGTGCTCGGGGCAGTCGAACATGGAAACGCCCATGTCGCGGCTGCGCGACAAGTACCCCGAGGTCATTGCCCAGGCCAATAACCCCCAGATCCGGCAGTTCAACGTCGATTTGCGCTATGCCTTCAATGGGCCCAAAGCCGATGTGGCGGGCGGCAAGTGGGTGACGACGACGCCCCAAAATGTGCTGGCTTTTAGCGGCGTGGCGTACTTTTTTGCCAAGACGCTCTTCGACAAATACCACGTGCCCATCGGCCTGATCCGGTCGGCCGTGGGTGGCTCACCGGCCGAGGCCTGGCTGAGCGCCGAGGCGCTGAAGGCTTTCCCGCATTATCAGCAAGCCGCCGAGAAAGTAAAGGACAGCACCTACGTGGCCCGCACCATTGCGCAGGGCCAAGCCGCCTCCCGCGCCTGGTACACCGCGCTGCGGCAGGCCGACCAAGGAGTAGCCAAGGGCTCGACGCCTTGGTATGCCCCGGCATACAACGCCGCCGATTGGAAAACCATGAAAATCCCCGGCTACTGGGCCGACCAGGGCCTGGGGCCCGTGAATGGCGTGGTGTGGTTTCGCAAAGAAGTGGAAGTGCCGGCCAGCATGGTGGGCAAGCCGGCCCGGCTGGAGCTGGGCACCATCGTCGACAGCGACTCGGTGTACCTCAACGGGCAATTTGCTGGCACTACGGGCTACCAATACCCGCCCCGCAAATACGACCTGCCCGCGACGCTGCTCAAGCCCGGCCGCAACGTGCTGGTGATACGCGTCATCAACAACGGCGGGCGCGGCGGCTTCACGCTCGACAAGCAGTACCGGCTCACGGCGGGCGGCGAAACCCTGGATTTGCGCGGCGACTGGCAATACAAGCTAGGGGCCGCCACGCCGCCTACTCCCGGCTCTGTTTCTTTTCAAAACCAACCCGGGGGCTTGTATAACGGCATGATAGCGCCGTTGCTGCCCTACGCCATCAAGGGTGTGCTGTGGTACCAGGGCGAATCCAATACTGTGAAGCCCGAGGAATACCAACCCCTGCTCACGGCCCTGATTTCCGATTGGCGTAAGCACTGGCAGCAGCCCGCCTTGCCGTTCTTGTACGTTCAGCTGGCCAACTTCATGGCAACTAAAGACCAACCCGCGGAAAGCAACTGGGCCGGCGTGCGCGAAGGCCAGCGCCGCACCCTGACCGTGCCCAACACCGGCATGGCCGTGGCCCTGGACCTGGGCGAGTGGAACGACATTCACCCGCTCAATAAGGAAGACGTGGGCAAGCGCTTGGCGTTGGCTGCCCAAAAAGTAGCCTACGGCGACAAAAAAGTAGTAGCCTCAGGTCCGCTGTACCAAAGCATGCAGGTAGCTGGCAACAAGGCTACACTCAGCTTTACCAGTACCGGGAGCGGTCTGATGGCCAAAGACGGCAAGCCCCTGCGCTACTTCGCTATTGCCGGGCCCGACAAAAAATTTGTGTGGGCTCAGGCCCGGATTGAAGGCAACAAAGTAGTGGTCTGGAACGACCAGGTGCCCAACCCTGTGGCCGTGCGCTACGCCTGGGCCGACAACCCGGAAGGCGCCAACCTCAGCAACAAAGAGGGGCTGCCCGCCTCGTCTTTTCAGGCGGAGTAA
- a CDS encoding glycoside hydrolase family 3 C-terminal domain-containing protein, whose protein sequence is MKTPFLFLGLALLMGCASSQRQPSSTAAAPAADAPPTTATANPAELPFRNSELPIDQRVDDLVSRLTLPEKVSQMLNASPAIDRLGIPAYNWWNEALHGVARTSMKTTVFPQAIALAATFDQDAMLRMATITSDEARAVHHEYARRGERGIYQGLTFWTPNINIFRDPRWGRGQETYGEDPYLTGQMGQALVKGFQGDDPKYLKITACAKHFAVHSGPEPSRHEFNAQISNYDLWDTYLPAFRDLIVDAKVAGVMCAYNAYAGQPCCGSDKLMNEILYDKWKFQGYVTSDCDGLNDFWQHHKTDPDAATAAANAVLHGTDIECATGKLFTYNSLLESVQKGLITEKQLDVSVKRLYKIRFQLGMFDPVEQVKYAQIPMSVVESAPHQAHALKMARESVVLLKNERNTLPLRKNLKKLVVLGPNADNDAVQLGNYNGFPTNNVTPLEGIRAKVGPGTQVTYIQGVDYASNIVYQAFDINKSLAYNGQPGFKAEYYKGTNLEGQPVATQQEAGLDRYLANVKQEIVPGLPSENISARYQTTFTPTKTEELALQITGDDGYRLFVNNKLVLDNWKSRGVSTTQHVMRVTAGQKLDLRLEYLQTDRRTILKFTGAHVVPMNAQNIRAQVKDADAVVFVGGISPRLEGEEMKVNVEGFSGGDRTSIALPKVQTELLKVLHATGKPVVFVMMTGSAIGCPWEAQNVPAIINSWYGGQATGTALADVLFGDYNPAGRLPVTFYKSESQLPPFDNYDMAGRTYRYFQGTPLFPFGHGLSFTTFQYSNLKVPAATATGQPVTVSVEVQNTGKRAGDEVVQLYVRHPDAKGRVALHALEGFHRVPLQAGEKQTVQFTLTPRQLSVLNTQGQRAQQPGKVQLFAGGGQPLSQAVAKKSVVQANLTLTGSPVAID, encoded by the coding sequence ATGAAAACCCCTTTCCTTTTTCTAGGGCTGGCCCTGCTGATGGGCTGCGCCTCCAGTCAGCGCCAGCCAAGCAGCACGGCTGCGGCTCCTGCTGCCGACGCCCCACCCACCACGGCCACCGCTAATCCGGCCGAACTGCCCTTCCGCAACTCTGAGCTGCCCATCGACCAGCGCGTGGATGACCTCGTAAGCCGATTGACCTTGCCCGAAAAGGTGTCGCAGATGCTGAATGCTTCGCCGGCCATCGACCGGCTGGGCATTCCGGCCTACAACTGGTGGAACGAAGCCCTGCACGGCGTGGCCCGCACCAGCATGAAAACGACGGTATTTCCGCAGGCCATTGCTCTGGCCGCCACCTTCGACCAGGATGCCATGCTGCGCATGGCTACCATTACCTCCGACGAGGCCCGGGCCGTGCATCACGAGTACGCCCGCCGCGGGGAGCGGGGCATTTACCAGGGCCTCACGTTCTGGACGCCCAACATCAACATCTTCCGGGACCCGCGGTGGGGGAGGGGACAGGAAACCTATGGGGAAGATCCGTACCTGACCGGGCAGATGGGCCAGGCGCTGGTCAAAGGCTTTCAGGGCGACGACCCGAAGTACCTCAAGATTACGGCCTGCGCCAAGCACTTTGCCGTGCACAGCGGCCCCGAGCCCTCCCGCCACGAGTTCAACGCTCAGATCAGTAACTACGACTTGTGGGATACCTACCTGCCGGCCTTCCGAGACCTGATTGTGGACGCCAAGGTGGCGGGCGTAATGTGTGCCTACAATGCCTACGCCGGCCAGCCCTGCTGCGGCAGTGATAAGCTCATGAACGAAATTCTCTACGACAAGTGGAAATTCCAGGGCTACGTCACCTCCGACTGCGACGGGCTCAACGACTTCTGGCAGCACCACAAAACCGACCCCGACGCGGCTACGGCCGCCGCCAACGCCGTGCTCCACGGCACCGACATCGAGTGCGCCACCGGCAAGCTGTTTACCTACAACTCCCTGCTCGAATCGGTGCAGAAGGGCCTGATAACCGAGAAGCAGCTCGACGTCTCGGTAAAGCGGCTCTACAAAATCCGCTTCCAGCTGGGCATGTTCGACCCGGTGGAGCAAGTGAAGTACGCCCAGATTCCGATGAGCGTGGTGGAAAGCGCCCCGCACCAGGCCCATGCCCTGAAGATGGCCCGCGAATCGGTGGTACTGCTCAAAAACGAGCGGAACACCCTGCCGCTGCGCAAGAACCTGAAGAAGCTGGTGGTGCTGGGTCCCAACGCCGACAATGACGCGGTGCAGCTGGGCAACTACAACGGCTTCCCGACCAACAACGTGACCCCACTGGAAGGCATCCGGGCCAAGGTGGGTCCCGGCACCCAGGTCACGTACATCCAGGGCGTCGACTACGCCAGCAACATCGTCTACCAAGCCTTCGACATCAATAAAAGCCTGGCTTACAATGGGCAGCCGGGCTTTAAGGCCGAGTACTATAAAGGCACCAACCTGGAAGGTCAGCCCGTAGCTACTCAGCAGGAAGCTGGCCTCGACCGGTACCTGGCCAACGTGAAGCAGGAAATCGTGCCGGGCCTACCGTCGGAGAATATTTCGGCCCGCTACCAAACCACTTTTACTCCGACGAAAACCGAAGAGCTGGCCCTGCAAATCACCGGCGACGACGGCTACCGGCTGTTTGTGAACAATAAGCTGGTGCTCGACAACTGGAAAAGCCGCGGCGTCTCGACCACCCAGCACGTCATGCGGGTAACTGCCGGCCAAAAGCTCGACCTGCGCCTGGAATACCTCCAAACCGACCGCCGCACTATTCTCAAGTTTACCGGTGCCCACGTCGTGCCCATGAACGCCCAGAACATCCGGGCCCAGGTGAAGGATGCCGACGCCGTGGTGTTTGTAGGTGGCATTTCGCCCCGCCTCGAAGGCGAGGAAATGAAGGTGAACGTGGAAGGCTTCAGCGGCGGCGACCGAACCAGCATTGCCCTGCCCAAGGTGCAGACCGAGTTGTTGAAGGTGCTGCACGCCACGGGCAAGCCGGTCGTGTTTGTGATGATGACCGGCAGCGCTATCGGCTGCCCCTGGGAAGCTCAGAACGTGCCGGCCATCATCAACAGCTGGTACGGTGGGCAAGCCACTGGCACGGCTCTGGCCGACGTGCTTTTCGGTGACTACAACCCCGCCGGCCGTCTGCCAGTCACGTTCTACAAGTCGGAAAGCCAGTTGCCGCCCTTCGACAACTACGACATGGCTGGCCGCACCTACCGCTACTTCCAGGGCACGCCGCTATTTCCCTTCGGCCACGGCCTGAGCTTCACCACGTTCCAGTACAGCAACCTGAAAGTGCCTGCCGCCACCGCCACCGGTCAGCCCGTAACCGTCAGCGTAGAGGTGCAGAACACCGGCAAGCGGGCCGGCGACGAAGTGGTGCAGCTCTATGTGCGCCACCCCGACGCCAAAGGCCGGGTAGCCCTGCACGCCCTGGAAGGCTTTCACCGGGTGCCGCTGCAGGCCGGGGAAAAGCAAACCGTGCAGTTCACCCTCACGCCCCGCCAACTCTCTGTGCTCAATACCCAAGGCCAGCGCGCCCAGCAGCCGGGCAAGGTGCAGTTATTTGCCGGCGGGGGCCAGCCCTTAAGTCAAGCCGTAGCCAAGAAAAGCGTCGTGCAGGCCAACCTGACGCTAACCGGCAGCCCTGTGGCTATTGACTAA
- a CDS encoding SDR family oxidoreductase → MSTSLKLANKVALITGGTTGIGLGAAQRFVAEGAFVYITGRRQTELDAAVQQLGPNARGIRSDVTSQTDLDQLFATIQAEKGHLDVVFTNAGGGDFAPLGGITEEHYAMTFDRNVKATLFTVQKALPLLRDGSSIILMASTAGSMGDANFSVYSASKAAVRSFARTWTADLKDRKIRVNALSPGPIDTPGLSGLGADETQAEEIKSFLASTVPLGRLGSPDEVAKALVFLASDDSSFVTGTELFVDGGLAQL, encoded by the coding sequence ATGAGTACTTCCCTGAAATTAGCCAACAAAGTAGCCCTCATTACGGGCGGTACCACGGGCATCGGCCTGGGCGCGGCCCAGCGCTTCGTGGCCGAAGGTGCCTTCGTTTATATCACCGGGCGGCGGCAGACCGAGCTGGATGCGGCCGTGCAGCAGCTTGGGCCCAACGCCCGCGGCATCCGCAGCGACGTGACCAGCCAAACCGACCTCGACCAGCTCTTTGCTACCATCCAGGCCGAAAAAGGTCACCTCGACGTGGTCTTCACCAATGCTGGCGGCGGGGATTTTGCCCCGCTGGGCGGCATCACCGAAGAGCACTACGCCATGACGTTCGACCGCAACGTGAAAGCCACCCTCTTCACCGTACAAAAGGCTCTGCCCCTGCTGCGCGACGGTTCCTCCATTATCCTGATGGCCTCCACGGCTGGTTCCATGGGTGATGCCAACTTCAGCGTGTACAGCGCTTCCAAAGCCGCCGTGCGCTCCTTCGCCCGAACCTGGACGGCCGACCTGAAAGACCGTAAAATCCGGGTCAATGCCCTCAGCCCCGGTCCTATCGACACGCCCGGCCTGAGCGGCTTGGGCGCCGATGAAACCCAGGCCGAGGAAATCAAATCTTTCTTGGCCAGCACCGTGCCGCTGGGTCGCCTGGGCTCCCCCGACGAAGTAGCCAAAGCCCTGGTATTCCTGGCCTCCGACGACAGCAGTTTCGTAACCGGCACCGAGCTGTTCGTGGACGGTGGCTTAGCCCAGCTGTAG
- a CDS encoding Crp/Fnr family transcriptional regulator: MFELFANYLRSKATFTAEEIAQIEAVTTIKRLRKRQFLLQEGEVWNYNAFVADGCLRTYSVDTKGAEHILTFAVENWWIGDLQSLASGLPARFNIDAIEDSVVLLIRKEEFDRLCQAIPALQQLVNALLHRSFLAQQNRIHTTISYSAEEKYRIFLQEFPVFARRIPQHMVASYLGMTTETLSRIRRNLV, encoded by the coding sequence ATGTTCGAGTTATTTGCAAACTATCTGCGCAGCAAGGCGACTTTCACGGCCGAAGAAATAGCGCAGATTGAAGCCGTGACAACCATTAAGCGGTTGCGGAAGCGCCAGTTTCTGCTACAGGAAGGAGAGGTATGGAACTACAACGCCTTCGTGGCCGACGGCTGCCTACGCACTTACAGCGTGGATACCAAAGGTGCCGAGCATATTCTGACCTTCGCTGTGGAAAACTGGTGGATAGGCGACCTGCAAAGCCTGGCGTCGGGCCTGCCGGCACGCTTCAACATCGACGCCATTGAGGACTCGGTGGTGCTGCTGATCCGGAAAGAGGAGTTTGACCGCCTCTGCCAGGCTATTCCGGCGCTGCAGCAGCTCGTTAATGCCTTGCTACACCGCAGCTTCCTGGCCCAGCAGAACCGAATTCACACTACCATCAGTTACTCCGCCGAAGAGAAGTACCGAATCTTTCTGCAGGAGTTTCCGGTGTTTGCCCGGCGCATTCCCCAGCATATGGTAGCCTCGTATCTGGGCATGACCACCGAAACCCTGAGCCGCATCCGCCGCAACTTGGTGTAG
- a CDS encoding xylulokinase, whose amino-acid sequence MKYLLGYDIGSSSIKASLLNIETGRCVASVTSPKKEMEITALQPDWAEQRPERWWQEVVNATLQLRADHDFDTALIAAIGITYQMHGLVLVDKDGEVLRPAIIWCDSRAVDLGNQAFQDLGQEYCLENLLNSPGNFTASKLKWVRENEPEIYARIHKIQLPGDYIAFKLTNQLQTTVSGLSEGVFWNFKQQAIAQELLDYYGISSALLPEVVDTFSVQGHLTAEAAQELGLTAGTPISYRAGDQPNNAFSLNVLQAGEIAATAGTSGVVYGINETMTSDSRSRVNSFVHVNSTPEQPKNGVLMCMNGTGILNSWLRKVLGDISYEDMNQLAAQAPIGSDGLTFLPFGNGAERILENRQLEAELRGLNFNQHGRVHVARAAQEGIVFALNYGVDIMRESGVQVRKVRAGNANMFLSPIFREAFVNSAGVELELLNTDAAQGAARGAGVGAGIYASTAEAFNGLERILTLEPTAELQEQYQAAYTRWQSILNQIVPLPTTPRHVIQHAF is encoded by the coding sequence ATGAAATACCTCCTCGGCTACGACATCGGCAGCTCGTCTATCAAGGCCTCGCTGCTCAACATCGAAACCGGCCGGTGCGTGGCCTCGGTCACCTCGCCCAAGAAGGAGATGGAAATAACCGCGCTCCAGCCCGACTGGGCTGAGCAGCGCCCCGAACGGTGGTGGCAGGAAGTCGTGAATGCTACCCTGCAGCTGCGTGCCGACCACGACTTCGACACGGCGCTCATTGCCGCCATCGGCATCACCTACCAAATGCACGGCCTCGTGCTCGTCGACAAGGACGGCGAGGTGCTGCGCCCCGCCATTATCTGGTGCGACAGCCGCGCCGTGGACCTCGGTAACCAGGCATTTCAGGACCTGGGCCAGGAATACTGCCTGGAAAACCTGCTCAACTCGCCCGGCAACTTCACCGCTTCCAAGCTGAAGTGGGTGCGCGAAAACGAGCCTGAGATTTACGCCCGGATTCACAAGATCCAGCTCCCCGGCGACTACATTGCCTTTAAACTCACCAACCAGCTCCAGACCACCGTTTCGGGTTTGTCCGAAGGAGTGTTCTGGAATTTCAAGCAGCAGGCCATTGCCCAGGAGTTGCTCGACTATTACGGCATCAGTTCTGCCCTGCTGCCCGAGGTAGTCGACACCTTCTCGGTACAAGGTCACCTTACTGCTGAAGCCGCCCAGGAGCTGGGCCTCACGGCCGGCACGCCCATTAGCTACCGGGCCGGCGACCAGCCCAACAACGCCTTTTCGCTGAATGTGCTGCAGGCCGGCGAAATAGCGGCCACGGCCGGCACCAGCGGCGTAGTCTACGGCATCAACGAAACCATGACTTCGGATTCCCGCTCCCGGGTCAACTCCTTCGTGCACGTCAACAGCACGCCGGAGCAGCCCAAAAACGGGGTCTTGATGTGCATGAATGGCACGGGCATTCTGAACAGCTGGCTGCGCAAAGTCCTCGGCGACATCAGCTACGAGGACATGAACCAGCTGGCCGCTCAAGCCCCAATTGGCTCCGATGGCCTCACGTTTCTGCCCTTCGGCAACGGAGCCGAGCGAATCCTGGAAAACCGCCAGCTTGAAGCCGAGCTGCGGGGCCTCAACTTCAACCAGCACGGCCGCGTGCACGTGGCCCGCGCCGCCCAGGAAGGCATTGTCTTCGCCCTGAACTATGGCGTGGACATCATGCGCGAGTCTGGGGTGCAGGTGCGCAAGGTGCGGGCCGGCAACGCCAACATGTTCTTGAGCCCGATTTTCCGCGAAGCTTTCGTGAATAGCGCCGGCGTGGAACTGGAGCTGCTCAACACCGATGCCGCCCAGGGCGCGGCCCGCGGCGCAGGCGTCGGGGCCGGTATTTACGCCAGCACTGCTGAGGCTTTCAACGGCCTGGAGCGCATTCTAACCCTGGAGCCTACAGCTGAGCTGCAGGAACAATATCAGGCTGCCTACACCCGCTGGCAGTCCATTCTCAATCAAATCGTACCCTTACCAACCACCCCTCGGCATGTCATCCAACACGCTTTCTAA
- the xylA gene encoding xylose isomerase, whose translation MSSNTLSKTEYFTGIDTIRFEGRESDNPLAFKWYDENRIVAGKTMKEHLRFAVSYWHTFTGTGGDPFGPGTKQFAWDAHHEAVGRAKDKMDAAFEFFTKLGTPYYCFHDIDLVDEGNSLAEYERNLAAIVDYAKEHQQASGVKLLWGTANVFSNPRYMNGASTNPDFQVVAHAATQVKNALDATIALGGENYVFWGGREGYMTLLNTNMKREQEHMARFLTMARDYARQQGFTGKFFIEPKPAEPTKHQYDFDAATVIGFLKQYGLENDFMLNLEVNHATLAGHTFEHELQVAADANMLGSMDANRGDYQNGWDTDQFPNNINELTESMLIILEAGGFKHGGINFDAKTRRNSTDLEDIFIAHISGMDTFARALVTADAILEKSAYRKFRQERYASFDSGAGAAFEKGQLTLEDLRKIAHESGEPTPKSGKQEWLESIINQYI comes from the coding sequence ATGTCATCCAACACGCTTTCTAAAACCGAGTATTTCACCGGCATCGACACCATCCGCTTTGAAGGACGCGAGTCGGACAACCCGTTGGCCTTTAAGTGGTACGACGAAAACCGCATTGTGGCCGGCAAAACCATGAAGGAGCACCTGCGCTTCGCGGTTTCCTACTGGCACACCTTCACCGGCACCGGCGGCGACCCGTTCGGTCCCGGCACCAAGCAGTTTGCCTGGGACGCCCACCACGAAGCCGTAGGCCGCGCCAAAGACAAGATGGACGCTGCTTTCGAGTTCTTCACCAAGCTCGGTACGCCCTACTACTGCTTCCACGACATTGACCTCGTAGACGAAGGCAACTCGCTGGCCGAGTACGAGCGTAACCTGGCCGCCATTGTCGACTACGCCAAGGAGCACCAGCAGGCCAGCGGCGTCAAGCTGCTCTGGGGCACGGCCAACGTGTTTTCGAACCCGCGCTACATGAACGGGGCCAGCACCAACCCCGATTTCCAGGTAGTAGCCCACGCCGCTACCCAGGTGAAAAATGCCCTGGATGCTACCATTGCCCTGGGTGGTGAGAACTACGTGTTCTGGGGTGGCCGCGAAGGCTACATGACCCTCTTGAACACCAACATGAAGCGCGAGCAGGAGCACATGGCCCGCTTCCTGACCATGGCCCGCGACTATGCCCGCCAGCAGGGCTTCACCGGCAAGTTCTTCATCGAGCCCAAGCCCGCCGAGCCCACCAAGCACCAGTACGACTTCGACGCAGCCACCGTAATCGGCTTCCTGAAGCAGTACGGTCTGGAAAACGACTTCATGCTCAACCTGGAAGTAAACCACGCCACGTTGGCTGGCCACACCTTCGAGCACGAGCTGCAAGTGGCGGCCGACGCCAACATGCTGGGCTCGATGGACGCCAACCGCGGCGACTATCAGAACGGCTGGGACACCGACCAGTTCCCCAACAACATCAATGAGTTGACCGAGTCCATGCTCATCATCCTCGAAGCCGGTGGCTTTAAGCACGGTGGCATCAACTTCGACGCCAAAACCCGCCGTAACTCAACGGATCTGGAGGATATCTTCATTGCCCACATCAGCGGTATGGACACCTTCGCCCGCGCCCTGGTGACAGCCGATGCCATTCTGGAGAAGTCGGCCTACCGCAAGTTCCGCCAAGAGCGCTACGCCTCTTTCGACTCCGGGGCCGGTGCTGCTTTCGAGAAAGGCCAACTGACCCTGGAAGACCTGCGCAAAATCGCCCACGAGTCGGGTGAGCCTACGCCGAAAAGCGGCAAGCAGGAGTGGCTGGAAAGCATCATCAACCAGTACATCTAA